From the Flavobacteriales bacterium genome, one window contains:
- a CDS encoding 3'-5' exoribonuclease, whose translation MTPNSVLGNEPDSVQRLLSEQPNRWEYLLASELLKVRLSGANATYNELRERSASIEKVQWDLDSFLAWVESSTQTFEPMVGRVETLLGVDVQKALGPPGVDADLFELRAVAERVRLLCQELLSWEAEAIAIQPPVDFEGAVEILQGWPKVFLDTINEFVSKWEYGFSQPPNAEGKLAVSINLTINPPPRSGELREMIRRQEERIKLRLSSLEALAIEPRKSKGTGELHNRLGHDVVVERLTALTFTAIDFETANEQRNSICAIGVVQVQNGTITKTWKQFVQPPELRVSEINQSVHRIRYDDLLNAPTFPEIWDDFKEMIENCVVTAHNAEFDMNVLKQTLDHYGLEEPNIRSLCTLKLSQVAFPQLDDYRLADVTKYLGLEFRHHSCDEDARVCAEIAIQAIPRVSLKKLDLDDADLTRSLFKSPSKTKISGFSEAFSDKRIDSGLLKPQLEGADPNHLFYGRRLVFTGDLRAMQRSEAAELVRALGADINTSISKKTQIVVIGDGAGPSKLRKIKELQDQGIDIRIIYEEEFLQILG comes from the coding sequence ATGACACCAAATTCCGTACTTGGCAACGAACCCGATAGCGTGCAGCGGCTTCTCTCCGAACAACCGAATCGTTGGGAGTACCTACTGGCTTCCGAACTTCTTAAAGTCCGCTTGTCAGGTGCGAACGCGACTTACAATGAGCTAAGAGAGCGAAGTGCTTCCATTGAGAAGGTTCAGTGGGACCTTGATTCCTTCCTTGCTTGGGTAGAATCGAGCACTCAAACGTTTGAGCCGATGGTTGGGCGAGTTGAGACACTTCTCGGCGTTGACGTTCAAAAGGCGCTTGGTCCCCCAGGCGTCGATGCGGACCTCTTCGAGTTACGCGCAGTTGCTGAACGGGTCAGGCTACTGTGTCAAGAGTTGCTCTCTTGGGAAGCGGAGGCCATTGCAATTCAACCACCGGTCGATTTCGAAGGTGCCGTGGAGATCCTCCAAGGATGGCCAAAGGTCTTCTTGGATACCATCAACGAGTTCGTCAGCAAATGGGAGTACGGCTTCAGTCAGCCGCCGAATGCCGAAGGGAAACTCGCTGTCTCCATCAATCTTACGATCAACCCTCCACCTCGCTCCGGAGAACTTCGCGAGATGATCAGGAGGCAGGAAGAGCGTATCAAGCTCCGGTTGAGCAGTCTTGAAGCGCTTGCCATAGAACCACGCAAATCAAAAGGCACTGGCGAGTTGCACAATCGGCTCGGACATGACGTGGTGGTTGAACGGCTCACTGCTTTGACCTTCACCGCTATCGACTTTGAAACAGCCAACGAGCAGCGGAATAGTATCTGCGCCATCGGGGTCGTGCAAGTGCAGAATGGCACCATCACAAAGACGTGGAAGCAGTTCGTACAACCACCAGAGCTTCGAGTCTCCGAAATCAACCAATCAGTTCATCGTATCCGATATGATGATTTGCTGAACGCCCCAACCTTTCCAGAGATCTGGGATGATTTCAAGGAGATGATCGAGAACTGTGTTGTCACAGCGCATAATGCAGAGTTCGACATGAACGTGCTCAAACAGACCTTGGACCACTATGGCCTCGAAGAGCCCAACATCCGGTCACTATGCACGCTAAAGCTGTCTCAGGTCGCCTTCCCCCAACTCGATGATTACCGCCTTGCCGATGTGACCAAGTACTTAGGGCTGGAATTCAGGCACCACTCCTGCGATGAGGATGCCCGCGTTTGCGCGGAGATTGCCATCCAGGCTATTCCTCGCGTGTCATTGAAGAAGCTTGACTTGGATGATGCCGACTTGACACGCAGTTTGTTCAAATCCCCTTCGAAGACAAAGATCAGCGGCTTCTCTGAGGCATTCTCGGACAAGCGCATTGACAGTGGTCTTTTGAAGCCGCAACTCGAAGGCGCTGATCCGAACCATCTATTCTACGGAAGGCGCTTGGTGTTCACTGGAGATCTTCGCGCGATGCAACGCAGCGAGGCTGCCGAACTGGTTCGAGCACTGGGAGCGGACATCAACACAAGCATCAGCAAGAAAACGCAGATCGTCGTGATTGGCGATGGTGCCGGTCCATCGAAGCTCAGGAAGATTAAAGAGCTACAAGATCAAGGTATCGATATCCGCATCATCTACGAGGAGGAGTTCTTGCAGATCCTCGGTTAA
- a CDS encoding ORF6N domain-containing protein, which yields MSKALVRIPDEVVERKVHVVRGQKVMMDRDLAALYQVDTRRLKEQVRRNIDRFPADFMFEMTDDELALHIN from the coding sequence ATGAGCAAGGCACTGGTGCGCATTCCCGATGAGGTCGTAGAACGGAAGGTCCATGTGGTGCGTGGCCAAAAGGTGATGATGGACCGCGACCTGGCCGCGCTCTATCAGGTTGATACCCGCCGCCTCAAGGAACAGGTGCGCAGGAACATCGACCGCTTTCCCGCCGATTTCATGTTCGAGATGACCGACGACGAACTGGCATTGCACATAAATTGA
- a CDS encoding clan AA aspartic protease has translation MGLVNGHLFLKNPRLPDLEPVPVSALVDTGAVHLCIPEHVQIQLKLEVIDQKEVTLADGSRKLVPYVGPIEIRFKNRTGFAGALVLGDQVLMGAIPMEDMDLVVIPKTRTIDVNPDSPNVASSVAMGVRPSNRS, from the coding sequence ATGGGACTCGTGAACGGCCATCTCTTCCTGAAGAACCCGCGCCTGCCGGACCTTGAGCCGGTGCCCGTAAGTGCCTTGGTGGATACCGGGGCCGTACACCTCTGCATCCCCGAGCATGTTCAGATACAGCTGAAGCTTGAAGTCATTGACCAAAAGGAGGTGACCTTGGCGGATGGCAGCCGGAAACTGGTGCCCTATGTGGGCCCTATTGAGATCCGCTTCAAGAACAGGACGGGGTTCGCAGGCGCATTGGTCCTCGGTGATCAGGTACTGATGGGTGCCATTCCCATGGAAGACATGGATCTGGTGGTGATCCCCAAGACCCGCACCATCGATGTGAATCCGGACAGCCCCAACGTGGCCTCGAGCGTGGCCATGGGCGTGCGGCCATCGAATCGATCTTGA